In one window of uncultured Acetobacteroides sp. DNA:
- a CDS encoding class I SAM-dependent methyltransferase has translation MNDFNARAAEWDTPQRVKKAQRVAAAIEGAVTLDPSMDVMEYGCGTGLVGLQLLAKIGTATFIDTSEGMLEVLSSKLAQQQLPNAQVCNVDLSADTSFSGAYDLIFSSMTLHHIPDYAAILARFSGLLKPGGKLAIVDLVSEDGSFHGAGFEGHNGFDLAQLAQAFGAAGLAVTHSDVFMEMKRENGRRYPLFLIVGAKAGV, from the coding sequence ATGAACGATTTTAATGCAAGAGCCGCCGAGTGGGATACGCCCCAGCGGGTGAAAAAGGCGCAGCGCGTAGCAGCCGCCATCGAGGGTGCGGTGACGCTCGATCCTTCGATGGATGTGATGGAGTACGGGTGCGGTACCGGGCTGGTGGGGCTGCAGCTGCTCGCGAAGATTGGCACGGCAACCTTTATCGATACCTCCGAGGGGATGCTGGAGGTTCTTTCCTCCAAGCTAGCGCAGCAGCAGCTCCCGAATGCGCAGGTTTGCAACGTCGACCTTTCGGCGGATACCTCCTTTAGCGGGGCCTACGACCTGATATTCTCCTCCATGACGCTGCACCATATCCCCGACTACGCGGCTATTCTTGCCCGCTTTTCTGGGCTCCTAAAACCAGGAGGAAAGCTGGCCATTGTCGACCTCGTTTCCGAGGATGGCTCGTTCCATGGCGCGGGTTTCGAGGGTCACAACGGGTTCGATCTTGCGCAGCTGGCCCAAGCATTCGGGGCAGCAGGCCTCGCGGTAACCCATTCCGACGTGTTTATGGAGATGAAGCGGGAGAACGGCCGTCGCTATCCGCTATTCCTCATCGTTGGCGCGAAGGCAGGGGTTTAA
- a CDS encoding FAD-binding oxidoreductase: MGKCACQTRTTAKTDTPKKRCGCNSKQPLLASNPAAAMQAAGQLADICRIAPEEQEHLHQVVRVDELPNATYLIRIEKKGLEPRSGQYMALSVPGDIQTRHYSIYSGENDETLDFLIKEVDDGIVSVKLHQFKPGDKVLVEGPWGHFRVRPSDVGTKRFLFVASGTGISPFHSFIKSYPGLDYQLLHGVRYGNDRYGMDEYPKKRYVACTSRDGEGDFRGRVTDYLKANRVEPGTLCYLCGNNQMIEDAIAILQSQGIKESEIYTEIFF, encoded by the coding sequence ATGGGAAAATGCGCATGCCAAACAAGAACCACCGCTAAAACCGATACCCCCAAGAAGCGCTGCGGCTGCAACTCGAAGCAGCCCCTGCTAGCCAGCAACCCCGCAGCGGCCATGCAGGCGGCAGGGCAGCTGGCCGACATTTGCCGAATTGCGCCCGAGGAGCAAGAGCACCTACACCAGGTTGTTCGTGTTGACGAGCTCCCCAACGCCACCTACCTAATTCGCATCGAGAAGAAGGGCCTCGAGCCTAGAAGCGGCCAGTACATGGCGCTAAGCGTACCCGGCGATATCCAGACGCGCCACTACTCCATCTACAGCGGCGAAAACGACGAAACGCTCGATTTCCTGATAAAGGAGGTTGACGACGGGATAGTATCCGTTAAGCTGCACCAGTTTAAGCCCGGCGATAAGGTGCTAGTAGAGGGCCCGTGGGGGCATTTTAGGGTAAGGCCCAGCGATGTTGGCACCAAGAGGTTCCTGTTCGTTGCCTCGGGAACCGGGATATCGCCATTCCACAGCTTCATCAAGTCGTATCCAGGCCTAGACTACCAGCTGCTACATGGCGTGAGGTACGGCAACGACCGCTACGGGATGGACGAATACCCAAAGAAGCGGTACGTAGCCTGCACCTCGCGCGACGGGGAGGGTGATTTTCGGGGCAGAGTTACCGACTACCTAAAGGCCAACCGGGTTGAGCCTGGTACGCTCTGCTACCTCTGCGGGAATAACCAAATGATTGAGGATGCCATCGCCATCCTTCAGTCGCAAGGAATAAAGGAGAGCGAAATCTATACGGAGATATTCTTTTAG
- a CDS encoding prephenate dehydratase has product MILEYESPLRVAIQGVRGAFHEIAARETLGNDIIPVECLTFRELVAATESEKVDAALMAIENSVAGGILPNYALLRNSELQIVGEVYLRIVQNLLALPGETVESIKEVESHPMAIQQCTDFLGEHPEWKIIESEDTALSARKISEGEIRGKAAIGSSLAAELFGLNILAPEIESNKENYTRFLILTKKDGKIRNTTSNKASICFSAKHEPGALADILKDIADCGVNLSMLHSLPKVGAKWEYIFHADLVYDSYMQYLQAVKTLNETATYFKVLGEYQAGSEIF; this is encoded by the coding sequence ATGATACTAGAGTACGAATCGCCATTAAGAGTAGCCATACAGGGGGTAAGAGGGGCCTTCCACGAGATCGCCGCAAGAGAAACCCTTGGTAACGATATCATCCCCGTAGAATGCCTAACCTTCCGCGAGCTGGTTGCCGCAACCGAATCGGAGAAGGTTGATGCCGCTCTTATGGCCATCGAGAACTCCGTAGCAGGCGGCATCCTGCCCAACTACGCGCTGCTCCGCAACTCGGAGCTGCAGATTGTCGGCGAGGTTTACCTGCGCATCGTACAGAACCTGCTAGCCCTACCCGGCGAAACGGTAGAGTCCATCAAAGAGGTGGAATCGCACCCCATGGCCATACAGCAGTGTACCGACTTCTTGGGAGAGCATCCCGAGTGGAAGATCATCGAGTCGGAAGACACCGCTCTTAGCGCACGTAAGATATCGGAGGGTGAAATCCGGGGAAAGGCAGCCATTGGCTCGTCGCTAGCTGCCGAGCTGTTCGGGCTTAACATCCTTGCTCCCGAAATAGAATCGAACAAGGAGAACTATACCCGCTTCCTCATCCTTACAAAAAAGGATGGGAAGATACGCAACACCACCTCCAACAAGGCCAGCATCTGCTTCTCGGCCAAGCACGAGCCAGGAGCCCTAGCCGACATCCTTAAGGATATTGCCGACTGCGGCGTAAACCTTTCCATGCTCCACTCCCTGCCCAAGGTTGGGGCTAAGTGGGAGTATATCTTCCACGCCGACCTTGTGTACGATAGCTACATGCAGTACCTACAGGCCGTGAAGACGCTCAACGAAACAGCCACCTACTTTAAGGTGCTGGGCGAATACCAAGCTGGATCAGAAATATTTTAA
- a CDS encoding aminotransferase class I/II-fold pyridoxal phosphate-dependent enzyme, translating into MHVKPSSRIGKVSEYYFSKKLKEIDQMRANGTKVINLGIGNPDLKPSAAMIEGVCETSRKSGVHGYQSYIGSPVLRQAFADFYHRYYGVTLNPSNEILPLTGSKEGIMHISMAFLDEGDEVLVPNPGYPTYTSATKLAGGVPVEYNLTEENGFHPNFEEIEQRDLSKVKLMWVNYPHMPTGAKATRKLFEQLVAFGRKHQILICHDNPYSFILNKEPLSLMAVEGAKEVALELNSLSKSHNMAGWRVGMLAGSAEHLSAVLTFKSNMDSGMALPIQMAAAAALSADQNWFDSINAEYAKRLVLAEEIARKIGCKLPKEHSGMFLWIKIPDSVESAEAMADKILYQKGIFITPGSIFGSNGSRFLRISLCADEATLKEAADILSTFKLEE; encoded by the coding sequence ATGCACGTAAAACCATCGAGTAGGATTGGGAAGGTAAGCGAATACTACTTCTCGAAGAAGCTAAAAGAGATTGACCAGATGAGGGCCAACGGCACCAAGGTCATCAACCTTGGCATTGGCAACCCCGACTTGAAGCCTTCGGCCGCAATGATTGAGGGCGTTTGTGAAACCAGCCGAAAGAGCGGCGTCCACGGCTACCAGAGCTACATTGGCAGCCCCGTTCTTCGCCAGGCCTTTGCCGATTTCTACCACCGATACTACGGCGTGACGCTAAACCCATCCAACGAGATTCTTCCGCTAACGGGATCGAAGGAGGGCATCATGCACATCTCCATGGCCTTCCTCGACGAGGGCGACGAGGTGCTGGTACCCAACCCCGGCTACCCCACCTACACCTCGGCCACCAAGCTGGCTGGTGGCGTTCCTGTGGAGTACAACCTCACCGAGGAGAACGGGTTTCACCCCAACTTCGAGGAGATTGAGCAGCGCGATCTATCAAAAGTAAAGTTGATGTGGGTGAACTACCCCCACATGCCAACGGGTGCTAAGGCTACGAGGAAGCTGTTCGAGCAGCTGGTGGCGTTCGGCAGGAAGCACCAGATACTCATCTGCCACGACAACCCCTACAGCTTCATCCTAAACAAGGAGCCGCTAAGCCTGATGGCCGTTGAAGGGGCCAAGGAGGTGGCGCTGGAGCTCAACTCGCTAAGCAAGTCGCACAACATGGCCGGATGGCGCGTGGGGATGCTGGCAGGAAGCGCCGAACACCTTAGCGCAGTGCTCACCTTCAAGAGCAACATGGACTCGGGTATGGCCCTGCCCATTCAGATGGCCGCTGCCGCTGCGCTGAGCGCCGACCAGAATTGGTTCGACAGCATCAATGCCGAGTACGCCAAAAGGCTGGTGCTGGCCGAGGAGATTGCCCGAAAGATAGGCTGCAAGCTACCCAAGGAGCATTCTGGAATGTTCCTATGGATAAAGATTCCCGACAGCGTGGAGAGCGCCGAGGCAATGGCCGACAAGATCCTCTACCAAAAGGGCATCTTCATCACGCCGGGATCGATCTTCGGATCGAACGGCAGCCGATTCCTGCGCATCTCGCTCTGCGCCGATGAGGCAACCCTAAAGGAGGCCGCCGATATACTTAGCACGTTTAAACTAGAGGAGTAA
- a CDS encoding prephenate dehydrogenase, protein MASSCDLKKRKERKMNITIIGLGLIGGSMAIDFKHMGHRVLGVEANPFHQREAMDLGLVEQCLPLDQAVAQSDVVVVAVPVGATPAVIKEALQHLQANGVIFDVGSTKKGICKALEGHPRRERFVAAHPIAGTEYSGPSAAHSGLFYRKLGIICDRQKSATDAVDCVEDLFVQLGMELKRIDSDEHDKHLAYVSHISHLSSFTLGLTVLDIEKDERSIFDMAGSGFASTVRLAKSSPEMWAPIMLENSEHLLEALDSYIDNLNKFKERILNRDEEGLKELMREANRIRRVLEKRS, encoded by the coding sequence ATAGCCTCTAGTTGCGATCTCAAAAAAAGAAAAGAACGAAAAATGAACATTACAATAATCGGATTAGGCTTAATTGGAGGATCGATGGCCATCGACTTTAAGCATATGGGGCATCGGGTGCTAGGCGTCGAAGCCAACCCCTTTCACCAGCGCGAGGCCATGGATCTTGGGCTGGTGGAGCAATGCCTCCCGCTCGATCAGGCCGTAGCACAGTCGGACGTGGTGGTGGTTGCCGTACCCGTAGGAGCAACACCAGCCGTTATTAAGGAGGCGCTGCAGCATCTTCAGGCAAATGGCGTTATCTTTGATGTTGGCTCGACCAAAAAAGGTATCTGCAAGGCGTTGGAGGGGCATCCTCGCCGCGAGCGGTTCGTTGCCGCCCACCCCATTGCAGGAACCGAGTACAGCGGACCGTCGGCAGCGCACAGCGGCCTATTCTACCGCAAGTTGGGCATCATCTGCGATAGGCAAAAAAGCGCCACCGATGCCGTAGACTGCGTGGAGGACCTGTTCGTGCAGCTGGGCATGGAGCTCAAGCGCATCGACTCCGACGAGCACGACAAGCACCTGGCCTACGTGTCGCACATCTCGCACCTATCGTCGTTTACGCTGGGGCTTACAGTGCTCGACATCGAGAAGGACGAGCGTTCGATCTTCGACATGGCCGGCAGCGGTTTCGCCTCAACGGTCCGACTGGCAAAGAGCTCGCCCGAGATGTGGGCGCCCATCATGCTCGAAAACTCAGAGCACCTGCTGGAGGCGCTCGACAGCTACATCGACAACCTCAACAAGTTTAAGGAGCGCATCCTTAACCGCGACGAGGAGGGGCTAAAGGAGCTGATGCGCGAGGCCAACCGAATTAGAAGGGTACTGGAGAAGAGAAGTTAA